The following are encoded together in the Kingella negevensis genome:
- the ispE gene encoding 4-(cytidine 5'-diphospho)-2-C-methyl-D-erythritol kinase: MQPENIYLSPAKLNLDLRIIGKLPNGYHALESIFTLIDLYDTLKIQPRNDTQIVLHTPTVGVPTEQDLTVRAATLLQHFSGSLKGADIWIEKRIPMGGGLGGGSSNAATVLLVLNHLWGCGLNQQQLIDIGVTLGADVPFFIFGQTAFARGVGEQLQAIDVPAQHYVLVRPEAHVATPKIFAHPDLPRNSLSNPNPTWVNLQPLRNDMQAVVLQDYPKVQAAFAELAKHGEPRMTGSGACLFLPCESVEQTQEIQKMLSESLQSWCVQAIDKHPLYPLLSNR, translated from the coding sequence ATGCAGCCTGAAAATATCTATTTATCCCCAGCAAAATTAAATTTAGATTTGCGCATTATCGGTAAATTACCCAACGGTTATCACGCGTTAGAAAGCATTTTCACGCTGATTGATTTATACGATACGCTAAAAATTCAGCCGCGCAACGACACGCAAATTGTGTTGCACACGCCCACAGTTGGCGTACCAACCGAGCAAGATTTAACGGTTCGCGCTGCAACATTATTGCAACACTTTTCAGGCAGCCTGAAAGGTGCGGATATTTGGATTGAAAAACGCATTCCGATGGGGGGCGGATTGGGCGGAGGTAGTTCCAACGCGGCAACGGTTTTGCTGGTATTGAATCATTTGTGGGGCTGCGGATTGAATCAGCAACAGTTGATTGACATTGGCGTAACGTTGGGCGCAGATGTTCCCTTTTTTATCTTCGGGCAGACTGCGTTTGCGCGTGGAGTGGGGGAGCAATTACAAGCAATTGATGTGCCAGCGCAGCATTATGTTTTAGTTCGCCCAGAAGCACATGTTGCCACGCCAAAAATTTTCGCGCACCCTGATTTGCCACGAAATAGCCTAAGCAATCCCAATCCTACTTGGGTAAACTTACAGCCTTTGCGAAATGATATGCAAGCCGTTGTTCTACAAGATTATCCGAAGGTTCAGGCTGCGTTTGCGGAATTGGCAAAACATGGTGAGCCGAGAATGACGGGTTCGGGTGCGTGTTTGTTCTTACCTTGTGAATCCGTTGAACAAACGCAGGAAATTCAAAAAATGTTGTCTGAAAGTTTACAAAGCTGGTGTGTGCAAGCGATTGATAAACACCCTTTATATCCATTATTATCAAATAGATAA
- a CDS encoding OsmC family protein, producing the protein MKITSQWLEKRCFVAANEHGNSIVMDGTPASEGLKRGASPMEVLLMGAAGCSSIDVIGALQEQQQDVLDCITTVEGERAETSPRYFTQIHLHFKVVGRNLQPELVAKAVQESADKYCSACATLGKAAKMSYSHEIVIG; encoded by the coding sequence ATGAAAATTACCAGTCAATGGTTAGAAAAACGCTGCTTTGTGGCGGCAAATGAACACGGCAACAGCATTGTGATGGACGGCACACCTGCCAGCGAAGGGCTGAAGCGTGGCGCGAGTCCGATGGAAGTTTTGCTGATGGGCGCGGCAGGTTGCTCTAGCATTGATGTGATTGGCGCGTTGCAAGAGCAACAGCAAGATGTGTTAGATTGCATCACAACGGTGGAAGGCGAACGCGCGGAAACATCGCCACGCTATTTCACTCAAATTCATTTGCATTTCAAGGTAGTAGGACGCAATTTGCAGCCTGAATTGGTGGCTAAAGCGGTGCAGGAATCGGCGGATAAATATTGTTCGGCTTGCGCAACTTTGGGCAAGGCGGCAAAAATGTCTTATAGCCATGAAATTGTAATAGGCTAA
- the ccoG gene encoding cytochrome c oxidase accessory protein CcoG, with the protein MSKTEQKKPVKEQTIQLYQGAKRIHPKMAKGRFANARVLMIAATQLFFFGMPWINWNNRQAVLFSLEDVHFYIFGMVLEAADLLYLTGLLIVSAFGLFWWTTIAGRLWCGYSCPQTVYTEVMLWIDHLVEGDRNKRLKLDKEPWNARKIRIKALKYLLIFVVSAWTGITFAGWFTPIREFVPAIFNGTAGSVALGTAAFYGFVTWLFGHIMREQVCLHMCPYARFQSAMFDHDTLIISYDTERGEPRGARKKNAERGENNMGDCINCTACVQVCPTGIDIRDGLQYQCIGCAACIDACDEIMDKMGYPRGLIRYTTEAVLKHEYEDKDIKKRLTRPKVVWYGGFLAIAVIGLFTGIATRQTIQIDVIKDRGVMVRENKQGLLENAYNLSISNASDKVQVVTASVAGFEDIAVTGLPEGGVVLKAGEIITVPVQVVTQPEYADKGSHPIVFTFKYRIQGQPESEAREITEKSIFIGE; encoded by the coding sequence ATGTCTAAAACAGAACAAAAAAAACCTGTTAAAGAACAAACCATTCAGCTCTATCAAGGCGCAAAACGCATTCACCCGAAAATGGCAAAAGGGCGTTTTGCCAACGCGCGCGTGTTGATGATTGCCGCCACGCAGCTCTTTTTCTTCGGCATGCCGTGGATTAACTGGAACAATCGCCAAGCCGTGCTGTTCAGCCTTGAAGACGTGCATTTTTATATTTTCGGCATGGTGCTAGAAGCCGCCGATTTGCTGTATCTCACAGGTTTGCTGATTGTGTCCGCGTTTGGCTTGTTTTGGTGGACAACGATTGCAGGGCGTTTGTGGTGCGGTTATTCGTGTCCGCAAACCGTTTACACAGAAGTGATGTTGTGGATTGACCACTTGGTTGAGGGTGACCGCAACAAGCGTTTGAAATTGGATAAAGAGCCATGGAATGCGCGCAAAATTCGTATCAAAGCTCTGAAATATTTGCTGATTTTTGTCGTGTCTGCGTGGACAGGGATTACATTCGCAGGCTGGTTCACTCCGATTCGTGAATTTGTGCCAGCGATTTTCAACGGTACGGCAGGCTCGGTTGCGTTGGGAACAGCGGCATTTTACGGCTTTGTCACATGGTTGTTTGGACACATTATGCGCGAACAAGTGTGTTTGCACATGTGTCCATATGCCCGTTTCCAAAGCGCGATGTTTGACCACGATACTTTGATAATTTCATACGACACCGAACGCGGCGAACCACGCGGTGCACGTAAGAAAAACGCAGAACGCGGCGAAAACAATATGGGCGATTGCATTAACTGTACCGCTTGCGTGCAAGTCTGCCCAACAGGGATTGATATTCGAGACGGCTTGCAATACCAATGTATCGGCTGCGCAGCGTGTATTGACGCGTGTGATGAAATCATGGACAAAATGGGCTATCCACGCGGCTTGATTCGTTACACCACCGAAGCGGTTTTGAAACACGAATACGAAGACAAAGACATTAAAAAACGCTTAACGCGCCCGAAAGTGGTGTGGTATGGTGGCTTTTTGGCGATTGCCGTGATTGGCTTGTTTACTGGCATTGCTACACGCCAAACCATTCAAATTGACGTGATTAAAGATCGTGGCGTAATGGTGCGTGAGAACAAGCAAGGTCTGCTGGAAAATGCGTATAACTTAAGTATCAGCAACGCCAGCGACAAAGTGCAAGTGGTTACTGCCAGCGTGGCAGGTTTTGAAGACATTGCCGTAACAGGTTTGCCAGAAGGTGGCGTGGTGCTAAAAGCAGGCGAAATCATAACCGTGCCTGTGCAAGTGGTTACGCAGCCTGAATATGCAGACAAAGGCAGCCACCCGATTGTCTTCACGTTTAAATATCGCATTCAAGGGCAGCCTGAAAGCGAAGCGCGTGAAATCACAGAAAAATCGATTTTTATTGGGGAATAA
- a CDS encoding ribose-phosphate pyrophosphokinase, translated as MANDSLMVFTGNANPEMAARVAKHLDTTLGNASVKKFSDGEIAVELLENVRGRDVFILQPTCAPTNDNLMEILTMADALRRASAGRITAAIPYFGYARQDRRPRSARVPISARLVANMLEAGGIDRVLTVDLHADQIQGFFNIPVDNIYATPTLTQDIMAQRIDNLLVVSPDIGGVVRARAVAKMLDTDLAIIDKRRPKANVAEVMNIIGDVSGKTCLLVDDMIDTANTLCKAASALKERGAERVLAYATHPVFSGGAVERLNTSDIDQVVITDTIPLSDAAKASPKIRQVSIAGLLAETIRRISNEESVSYLFNEDLMQSNPLFL; from the coding sequence ATGGCTAACGATAGCTTAATGGTGTTCACAGGCAACGCCAACCCAGAAATGGCTGCAAGAGTGGCAAAACACTTAGATACCACTCTAGGCAATGCTTCTGTAAAAAAATTCTCCGATGGCGAAATCGCTGTTGAATTGTTGGAAAATGTGCGCGGTCGCGATGTATTCATCTTGCAACCGACTTGCGCACCAACAAACGATAACCTGATGGAAATCTTAACGATGGCAGATGCGTTACGTCGTGCATCAGCAGGGCGTATTACCGCTGCCATTCCTTATTTTGGTTATGCTCGCCAAGACCGTCGTCCACGTTCAGCGCGTGTGCCGATTTCAGCGCGATTGGTTGCCAATATGTTAGAAGCAGGCGGTATTGACCGCGTTTTGACTGTGGACTTGCATGCCGACCAAATTCAAGGTTTCTTTAATATCCCTGTGGATAATATTTACGCAACGCCAACTTTAACGCAAGACATCATGGCTCAACGCATTGATAACTTGCTGGTGGTTAGTCCTGATATTGGCGGCGTGGTGCGTGCGCGTGCGGTTGCTAAAATGTTGGATACAGATTTGGCGATTATTGATAAACGTCGTCCCAAAGCCAATGTTGCAGAAGTGATGAATATCATCGGTGATGTGAGCGGCAAAACATGCTTGCTGGTGGATGATATGATTGATACGGCAAACACTTTGTGCAAAGCAGCTTCAGCATTGAAAGAGCGTGGTGCAGAACGCGTGTTGGCTTATGCTACACACCCAGTATTCTCAGGCGGTGCAGTTGAACGTTTGAATACTTCTGATATTGACCAAGTGGTGATTACGGACACTATTCCGTTATCAGACGCTGCAAAAGCCAGTCCAAAAATTCGCCAAGTGTCAATTGCAGGATTGTTAGCAGAAACAATTCGCCGTATTTCTAACGAAGAATCAGTGTCTTATCTATTTAATGAAGATTTAATGCAATCTAATCCATTATTTCTGTAG
- the thrC gene encoding threonine synthase codes for MNFISTRGQTEPKTFSQALLMGLAPDGGLMMPETYPQVSEIMLNNWRNLSYKNLAFEIISLFATDIPAQDLHDILARTYIEETFGTSEITPVRSLKDGIKIEALSNGPTLAFKDMAMQFLGNMFEYVLAKENKTLNILGATSGDTGSAAEYALRGKKGVNIFMLSPDGKMSDFQRAQMYSLQDENIINIAVRGMFDDCQDIVKAVQNDAEFKAKYHISTVNSINWGRIVAQVVYYFAGYFRATKNNSERVSFCVPSGNFGNICAGHIAKQMGLPIDRLIVATNENNVLDEFFKTGQYSPRDTAHTYVTSSPSMDISKASNFERFVFDLMARDSAKVQDLWTQVAQGNGFNLKDQLPEIREKYGFVSGSSTHADRLAIIKSVYETDGELLDPHTADGVKVARELRQTAETIVCLETALAAKFDKTIHEAVGEVNIPRPEKLNGLEDLPQRVQVIDANADIVKNIIREKLA; via the coding sequence ATGAACTTCATCAGCACACGCGGACAAACCGAACCCAAAACCTTCAGCCAAGCCCTACTCATGGGGTTAGCACCAGACGGCGGCTTAATGATGCCTGAAACCTATCCACAAGTTTCCGAAATCATGCTGAACAACTGGCGCAACTTAAGCTACAAAAATCTCGCCTTTGAAATCATCAGCCTATTTGCCACCGACATTCCTGCCCAAGATTTGCACGACATTCTCGCTCGCACCTACATCGAAGAAACCTTCGGCACAAGCGAAATCACCCCAGTACGCAGCCTGAAAGACGGCATCAAAATCGAAGCCCTGTCCAACGGCCCAACCCTCGCGTTTAAAGACATGGCAATGCAATTTTTAGGCAATATGTTTGAATACGTATTAGCTAAAGAAAACAAAACCTTAAACATTCTCGGCGCAACCAGCGGCGACACAGGTTCAGCCGCAGAATACGCCTTGCGCGGCAAAAAAGGCGTGAACATATTTATGCTTTCACCAGACGGCAAAATGTCCGATTTTCAACGAGCCCAAATGTATAGCCTGCAAGACGAAAACATCATTAACATCGCCGTGCGCGGCATGTTTGACGACTGCCAAGACATCGTCAAAGCCGTGCAAAACGATGCCGAATTTAAAGCGAAATACCATATCAGCACCGTAAACAGCATTAACTGGGGACGCATTGTCGCGCAAGTGGTTTACTACTTCGCAGGCTATTTCCGCGCCACGAAAAACAACAGCGAACGCGTCAGCTTCTGCGTGCCAAGCGGCAATTTTGGTAACATCTGCGCAGGACACATCGCCAAACAAATGGGCTTGCCGATTGACCGCTTAATCGTTGCTACCAATGAAAACAACGTGTTAGATGAATTTTTCAAAACAGGGCAATACAGCCCACGCGACACCGCGCACACTTATGTCACTTCTAGCCCAAGCATGGACATTTCCAAAGCGTCCAATTTTGAGCGTTTTGTGTTTGACTTAATGGCGCGTGATTCTGCCAAAGTACAAGATTTGTGGACGCAAGTGGCGCAAGGCAACGGCTTTAATTTGAAAGACCAGTTGCCAGAAATTCGTGAAAAATACGGCTTCGTTTCAGGCAGCAGCACCCACGCAGACCGCTTAGCAATCATCAAATCAGTTTACGAAACAGACGGCGAATTGCTCGACCCACACACGGCGGACGGTGTGAAAGTGGCGCGTGAATTACGTCAAACAGCCGAAACGATTGTTTGCTTGGAAACTGCGTTGGCAGCGAAATTTGATAAAACGATTCACGAAGCTGTGGGCGAAGTGAACATTCCGCGCCCTGAGAAGTTGAACGGTTTGGAAGATTTGCCGCAACGTGTGCAAGTGATTGATGCGAATGCGGATATTGTGAAAAATATTATTCGTGAGAAATTGGCGTAA
- a CDS encoding 50S ribosomal protein L25/general stress protein Ctc, producing the protein MTVIQATIRSEQGTGASRRLRHDSKVPAVVYGLGETKAITVDHKEMYFALQKEAFFTQVLKLSIDGKEQDVIVRDYQMHPVKRQVTHIDFQAIDVNQPVRMKLPVHVVNAEKSRAVKLQSGRVSLLVTVVDAIVNPKQIPAGLELDCEKVVAGDILHLSDLTYPEGVQSVALKRNSNLAVATVSGKKI; encoded by the coding sequence ATGACAGTTATTCAAGCAACTATCCGTTCAGAGCAAGGTACTGGTGCGAGCCGCCGCCTGCGTCATGACAGCAAAGTGCCAGCCGTTGTTTACGGTTTGGGCGAAACTAAAGCGATTACAGTAGACCACAAAGAAATGTACTTCGCTTTGCAAAAAGAAGCATTCTTCACTCAAGTGTTGAAATTGAGCATTGATGGTAAAGAACAAGACGTTATCGTTCGTGATTACCAAATGCACCCAGTTAAACGCCAAGTAACGCACATCGATTTCCAAGCAATTGATGTAAACCAACCTGTACGCATGAAATTGCCTGTGCACGTTGTAAATGCAGAAAAATCTCGCGCAGTTAAATTGCAAAGCGGTCGCGTATCATTGTTGGTAACAGTGGTTGATGCAATCGTTAATCCTAAACAAATCCCTGCTGGTTTGGAATTGGATTGTGAAAAAGTGGTAGCTGGCGACATCTTGCACTTGTCTGATTTGACTTACCCAGAAGGCGTTCAAAGCGTTGCATTGAAACGCAACAGCAACTTGGCAGTAGCTACTGTAAGCGGTAAAAAAATCTAA
- a CDS encoding HAD family hydrolase, whose product MPQIQAIFFDLDGTLADTALDLGGALNHLLRKHNLPEQSIEKIRPIASHGSAAFLKLGANITPSHPDFEQWKQAYLAEYEQCLDHETVLFPEINTVLAELQKQHIAWGIITNKHQNFTNRLVPKLGFITPPAVIVSGDTCAEAKPSTQPMLYACEQTQVQPENCIYIGDAERDIQAGRNAGMKTIFAAWGYIGADDKPETWGYDFVANKPLEILDILHTIQAA is encoded by the coding sequence ATGCCCCAAATCCAAGCCATTTTTTTTGACCTAGACGGCACACTTGCCGACACCGCATTAGACTTAGGCGGCGCACTTAACCACTTATTGCGCAAACACAATCTTCCCGAACAGTCCATTGAAAAAATCCGTCCCATCGCCAGCCACGGTTCAGCCGCCTTTCTCAAACTTGGCGCAAATATCACGCCAAGCCACCCCGATTTTGAGCAATGGAAACAAGCCTATCTTGCCGAATACGAACAATGCTTAGACCACGAAACCGTGCTGTTTCCTGAAATCAACACCGTGCTGGCAGAGTTGCAAAAACAACACATCGCATGGGGCATCATCACCAACAAACATCAAAATTTCACCAACCGCCTTGTCCCCAAACTCGGCTTTATCACGCCACCAGCCGTGATTGTGAGCGGCGATACTTGCGCCGAAGCCAAACCCAGCACCCAGCCTATGTTATACGCCTGCGAACAAACCCAAGTGCAGCCTGAAAACTGCATTTACATTGGCGACGCAGAGCGCGACATACAAGCAGGTCGCAACGCAGGCATGAAAACCATTTTCGCCGCGTGGGGCTATATTGGCGCAGACGATAAACCCGAAACATGGGGATATGATTTTGTCGCAAACAAACCTTTGGAAATTCTTGATATACTTCATACCATTCAGGCAGCCTGA
- a CDS encoding FixH family protein — translation MTDNNAPWFKQPIFWMLMTGPIIVVIAGFVTFWIAQNGHDDMVTDDYYKEGKYINMQIERDVEASKRHITAQVLFNDDGSAAKVFVSGDFDRTQPLNLLMQHPAQKALDQIVRLKAANSPTSGDKAEYLAVLKPLGKAIHWYVRVEDEAGKWRVEKKWLPSQGAAVNLEPEQRTSTDSVAK, via the coding sequence ATGACAGATAATAACGCGCCGTGGTTTAAGCAACCCATTTTCTGGATGTTGATGACAGGACCGATTATTGTTGTAATTGCAGGTTTCGTAACCTTTTGGATAGCGCAAAACGGGCATGATGACATGGTTACTGACGACTATTACAAAGAGGGCAAATACATCAACATGCAAATTGAGCGTGATGTGGAAGCCAGTAAACGGCACATTACCGCGCAAGTGTTGTTTAACGATGACGGCTCAGCCGCGAAAGTATTTGTGAGTGGCGATTTTGACCGTACACAGCCGCTTAATCTGCTCATGCAACACCCAGCCCAAAAAGCACTCGACCAAATTGTGCGCTTGAAAGCCGCCAATTCGCCCACTTCAGGCGACAAAGCAGAATATTTGGCGGTATTGAAACCGTTGGGCAAAGCCATTCACTGGTATGTGCGCGTGGAAGATGAAGCAGGCAAATGGCGCGTTGAGAAAAAATGGCTGCCCAGCCAAGGCGCGGCTGTGAATCTTGAGCCAGAGCAACGCACTTCAACGGATTCAGTTGCGAAGTAA
- a CDS encoding transporter substrate-binding domain-containing protein gives MKKTALFVSCLLALTACGDNTQSSNNAAPAADKPAASAPAATASTPTANAETLIVGTDATFPPFDFKDNNGQIVGFDIDILTAIAKQQGLSVTFISAPRSDLFTNLNADAYHILAACLGINPDRLSKSEMSDPYIFSPNVIMGKEDGAKAQVLTDLVGKKVAIQAGSYSTEALKKAQVTDVKEEKTAFAAYSDLLRGNVDYIVGDAGVLSYHHAENKEAGKPKLYTSIYDKTEDARVGFAVKKGNVELQKKLNNGLKAIKEDGTYDKIYAKWFGDNDSLRVKQ, from the coding sequence GTGAAAAAAACGGCTTTATTCGTTTCTTGCTTATTGGCATTGACTGCTTGTGGCGACAACACACAATCTTCAAACAATGCTGCACCTGCTGCAGACAAACCAGCTGCTTCTGCACCTGCTGCCACAGCTTCAACACCAACAGCTAACGCAGAAACCTTAATCGTAGGTACAGACGCAACCTTCCCACCATTTGATTTCAAAGACAACAATGGTCAAATCGTTGGTTTCGATATAGACATCTTGACTGCAATTGCCAAACAACAAGGTCTCTCAGTTACTTTCATTTCTGCGCCACGCTCTGATTTGTTCACCAACTTAAACGCAGATGCGTACCACATTTTGGCGGCGTGTTTGGGCATCAATCCAGACCGCTTGTCTAAATCAGAAATGTCAGACCCTTATATTTTCTCACCAAACGTGATTATGGGTAAAGAAGATGGTGCAAAAGCACAAGTTTTAACTGACTTAGTCGGCAAAAAAGTAGCCATTCAGGCTGGTTCATACAGCACAGAAGCTCTGAAGAAAGCACAAGTAACCGATGTTAAAGAAGAGAAAACAGCTTTTGCTGCTTACTCTGATTTATTGCGTGGCAACGTGGATTACATCGTAGGCGATGCGGGTGTATTGTCTTACCACCACGCAGAAAACAAAGAAGCAGGCAAACCTAAATTATATACTTCTATCTACGACAAAACTGAAGACGCTCGCGTAGGTTTTGCAGTGAAAAAAGGCAATGTTGAATTGCAGAAAAAACTGAACAATGGTTTGAAAGCCATTAAAGAAGACGGCACTTACGACAAAATCTATGCAAAATGGTTCGGCGATAACGATTCATTGCGCGTGAAACAATAA
- a CDS encoding SPFH domain-containing protein, with protein MGLLPLVILVALVVLGFKSFKVVPQQEAHIVERLGKFHQTLNPGLNILVPFLDRVAYKHSLKEIPLDVPSQVCITRDNTQLTVDGILYFQVTDPKRASYGSSNYILAITQLAQTTLRSVIGRMELDKTFEERDDINRTVVASLDEAAVSWGVKVLRYEIKDLVPPQEILRSMQAQITAEREKRARIAQSEGLKIEQINLASGERESEIKKSEGEAQAAINASKGEKIAQINRAEGEAEAMRLVAQASADAIKIVAAAIQSPGGNEAVKLKVAEQYVEAFSKLAKENNTMIMPANVADVGSLVAAGMSIVNQTKQS; from the coding sequence ATGGGATTGTTGCCGTTAGTGATTTTGGTGGCTTTGGTGGTATTGGGTTTCAAATCGTTCAAAGTTGTGCCGCAACAAGAGGCACATATTGTAGAGCGTTTGGGGAAATTTCATCAAACGCTGAACCCTGGGTTGAATATTCTTGTGCCGTTTTTAGACCGCGTGGCGTATAAACATTCGCTGAAAGAAATTCCTTTGGACGTGCCAAGTCAGGTGTGTATCACGCGTGATAATACGCAATTAACGGTGGACGGGATTTTGTATTTTCAGGTAACTGACCCAAAACGTGCGTCTTATGGTTCAAGCAATTATATTTTGGCGATTACGCAGTTGGCACAGACTACTTTGCGCTCTGTGATTGGTCGCATGGAATTGGACAAAACTTTTGAGGAACGCGATGATATTAACCGCACGGTGGTGGCTTCTTTGGACGAGGCGGCGGTTTCCTGGGGCGTTAAAGTGTTGCGTTACGAAATTAAAGACTTAGTGCCGCCACAAGAAATTTTGCGTTCTATGCAGGCGCAAATCACAGCAGAACGTGAAAAACGGGCGCGTATCGCTCAATCTGAGGGTTTGAAAATTGAGCAAATCAATTTGGCTTCGGGTGAACGTGAGTCTGAAATTAAAAAATCTGAGGGTGAAGCGCAAGCGGCTATCAATGCGTCTAAAGGTGAAAAAATCGCGCAAATTAATCGCGCGGAGGGTGAAGCTGAGGCAATGCGTTTGGTGGCTCAAGCCAGTGCGGACGCGATTAAAATTGTGGCGGCTGCGATTCAATCGCCAGGTGGCAATGAAGCGGTGAAATTGAAAGTGGCTGAGCAATATGTGGAAGCGTTTAGCAAATTAGCCAAAGAAAACAATACGATGATTATGCCTGCGAATGTGGCAGATGTGGGAAGTTTGGTCGCGGCTGGTATGAGTATTGTGAATCAGACTAAGCAGTCTTAA
- a CDS encoding NfeD family protein: protein MALWTIWLIAAALIFTAEMFTGTVYLLVLAGALACSGALIWLLDLGVSTALLYTGFLSLMGICLVQFGRGSRLSKHGDDFDVGELVQIEQPLGNGRWRVFYRGTTWEARPIRGEEFQMGDSAQICGKDGIVLLIKAV, encoded by the coding sequence ATGGCACTTTGGACAATTTGGTTAATCGCTGCGGCTTTGATTTTCACGGCGGAAATGTTTACGGGGACTGTATATCTTTTGGTGTTGGCTGGGGCTTTGGCTTGCTCTGGTGCGTTGATTTGGCTGCTGGATTTGGGTGTTTCAACGGCTTTGCTTTACACGGGTTTTTTGTCTTTGATGGGCATTTGCTTGGTGCAATTTGGGCGCGGTAGTCGATTGTCTAAACATGGTGATGATTTTGATGTGGGCGAATTGGTGCAGATTGAGCAGCCTTTGGGCAATGGTCGCTGGCGTGTGTTTTATCGCGGCACGACTTGGGAGGCGCGTCCTATTCGAGGCGAGGAGTTTCAAATGGGCGATTCTGCGCAAATTTGTGGGAAAGATGGCATTGTTTTGCTGATTAAAGCGGTTTGA